The sequence CGCGTGAGCCTGATCCGCGTGAGCCCGCTCGGCGAAGCCCTGCTCGGCCTCGCCCCGCTCGGCGAAGCCCTCCTCCGCCGAGGGAAGCGCCACGTACCCGGCACCGGCACCGCCAACGGCGGCCTGCTGCTCCGCGGCCTCCGGCTGCTCGGGGTCGGTCGGGCGCGGCGGCTTGAACCACGGCGAGACCTGGCCGGGCACCCGCCCGCCCGGCGCGGCGTCGCTGGGGTGCCCGGTGGTCCGCACGGCCCGCTCGGTCCAGACGTTCAGCTCCTCCTCCTGCGGCACCGGGGCCTGCTGCGCCCCGCCGGCCGGCTCCTGGGCGTCCCGCAGCCGCACGGCGGCGAGCTTGGCGAGCACCTCGGCGGGAGCGGGCTCGGGCTGGCCCAACGGCTCCGCCTCCGGCTCCGGGCGGACCGGCCCCTGGGACTGCGGCAGCGGCTGCGGCCGGCTCTGCGCCGGGCCCTGCGCCCGCGGAACGGCCTGGACGGAACGGTCGACCCGGACCGGCTGCTGCTGCCGTGCGGCGTCCTGCCCCTCGACCCCGGCCCGCGCGGACTGCCCGGCCGGCACCAGAGCCGCCGCCGCACGGCTCTCCTGCAGCGCGCGGGCCTCCTGCGCGGCGAGGGCCGCCTCGGCCCTGGCCGCCGCCTCGACCTCGCGGGCCTCCTTCTCCTCCCGGGCCACCCGGGCGTCCTCGTCCATCCGGTCGAACACCGACGGGTCCAGCGGCACCCCGTACTTGGCCAGCTTGAGCGGCAGCAGCGCCTGGATCGGCGCCGACCGGCGCCAGCCGCGGCCGTAGCGGAACCGCAGCTGGGCCCGGTAGACCAGCCGGTTCTGCTCCAGCCGTACGACCTCGTCGTAGGAGCGCAGCTCCCAGAGCTTCATCCGCCGCCAGAGCCGGAAGGTGGGCACCGGCGAGAGCAGCCAGCGCATCATCCGGACCGACTCCATGTGCCGGTCCGCGGTGATCGCCGCGATCCGCCCGACCGCGTGCCGGGAGGCCTCGACCACGACGACGAACAGCAGCGGGATGACGGCGTGCATGCCCATCCCGAGCGGGTCGCCCCAGGAGGCGGCCGCGTTGAAGGCGATCGTCGCGACGGTCAGCAGCCAGGCGGTCTGCCGCAGCGCCGGGAAGGGTATGCGCAGCCAGGTGAGCACCAGGTCCAGCGCGAGCAGGACCACGATGCCCGCGTCCACGCCGATCGGGAACGCGTAGGAGAAGGCGCCGAAGCCCTTCTGCTCGGCCAGCTCCCGCACCGCGTTGTACGAGCCGGCGAAGCCGATACCGGAGATGATGCAGGCACCGGCGGCCACCAGGCCGAGCAGGCTGCGGTGGGCCTTGGTGAGCGATGGGCGTGCCATTACGTCTATCAACCCCTGGATGTCGGCTGCGGCCGTTCGCTGCCTCGGCTGCCGGTTCCCGCTTGTCGGGGCGCCGGACGGCTGAGCGACCTCCGGGCTCGGCCCACCGGAGTTTACTCGTACACCTGTCCCAGCGTTCCCGCAGCCCGCACCGTCACCGCGACCGGCCACCGCCGTTCCCCGGCTCCCCGCCCCGCGGAGCCGGGGAACGGGCGTCCGGTCAGGACGGCTGCGCCGCCGTGCCGTTGAGGTAGGCCAGCACCGCCATGACCCGGCGGTTCGCGTCCTCGGCCGGGGCGAGTTCGAGCTTGGTGAAGATGTTGGCGATGTGCTTGGCCACCGCGCCGTCGCTCACCGACAGCCGGGCGGCGATCGCCGAGTTCGAACACCCCTCCGCCATCAGCTCCAGCACCTCCCGTTCGCGCGGCGACAGCCGCTGCAACGGCCCCGAACGGCGCGAGGTGCTCTGCATCAGCTTGGCGATGACGTCCGGGTCCATCGCCGTACCGCCGGCCGCCACCCGGCGGACCGCGTCGATGAACTGGTCGGCGTTGAAGACCCGGTCCTTCAGCAGGTACCCGATCCCGCCCGTGCCGTCCGCCAGCAACTCCCGCGCGTAGAGCTGCTGGACGTGCTGGGACAGCACCAGCACCGGCAGGCCGGGAATCTCCCGACGGGCCCTGAGCGCCGCCTGGAGCCCCTCGTCGGTCAGGGTCGGCGGCAGCCGGACGTCGACCACCGCGACGTCCGGACGGTGCGTCAGCAGAGCCTCCTGCAGCTCCGGACCGGTCTCGACCGCTGCGGCGATCGTGAAACCGTGCGCCTCCAGCAGTCGGATCAGACCTTCTCGAAGGAGGTAAAGGTCCTCGGCGAGGACAACTCGCACGGCAGCTCCAGGGTGATGGTGGTCGGACCGCCCGACGTACTGTCGATGGCGAGGACACCGTCGAAGGTACCCAATCGCCGCTCGATCCCCCGAAGCCCGGTCCCCCTGGTGGGATCCGCGACCCCCATCCCGTCGTCCGTCACCGTGACCCGCAGCCGGCCGGCCCGGTACAGGATGTCCACCCACACCTGCTCCGCGCCCGAGTGCTTGGCCGCGTTGGCCAGCAGCTCGCAGATGCTGAAGTACGCCGTGGCCTCCACCGGCGCCGGCGGCCGGTCCGGCAGGCTCACGTACACCTCGGTCGGCAGCGCGCAGTCCAGCGCGAGCGCGCGGACCGCGTCACCCAGCCCGCGCTCCGCCAGCACCGGCGGGTGGATGCCCCGGACCAGGTCGCGCAGCTCCTGGAGCGCCCGCGCCGAGGACTGCCGGGCCTCGGACAGCAACTCGCGCGCCGCCGCCGGATCGGTCTCCATCAGGTGCTCGATCGTGCCCAGCGTCATCCCGATCGCGACCAGCCGCGCCTGGGCGCCGTCGTGCAGGTCCCGCTCGATCCGTCGCAGCTCGGCCGCCTGGGTGCCGACCGCGTCGGCCCGGGTCTCGGTCAGCTCAGCGACCCGCCGGGTCAGCTGGGCGTGCGAGGTCCGACCGTCCTTGTCCAGCACCCGGCGGGCCACCTCCGCGTACCCGCGTACCGCGTACGGGGCCAGCAGCGTGCCCAGAGCGAGCATCCCGAGCCCGAGCAGGGCCGAGAGGAACACGGTCGCGGCACCGCGCGAACCCACCGGCCCGTCGCCGCGCACCGCGACGACCAGGAATGCCGCACCACCGCCCAGGACGCCCAGCACCACCAGTCCCAGCGCGGTCGCCAGCAGGGGGCTCACCACCAGCCAGAGCATCTCGCGCCGCGTCACGGCGTCCCTCGCGGCCCAGTGGAGTATCTGCGCGAGCCGGGCGACGTTGTGGGAGCGGTGGTAGGACCAGCCCGTCCACCAGTGACCGCGGGCGTCCTCCTCCAGCGGCGGCCTGGGGCTGTACACCGCCTGCAGCCTGGTCCCGTACCAGCGGTTGAGCTGCCCGCGCGTCCGGGTCGCGGTCGGCCGAACGAACAGACCGGCCAGCGCCAGACCCGCGCCCACGGCGGCGATCAGTGCGACGAACACCGCCGGGTAGTAGCCGTCGAGCAGCCAGGCGGCCGTCGCGCCGGCGAAGAAGCACCCGAACACGGGCACCACCACGACCGGCACCGCACCGAGCACCAGGAGGGACAACCGGGCCAGCCCGCGGCCGCCTGCGGCGAGTGCTGCCTCGGTCTGGGCTCGCACGGCACCGCCTCCGCTGATCCGACTCTCTGTTGCCACGCCAACTCCTGATTGCTGATGCCGACGCCGCAGGCCGGCCCCGATCCTCCTCGTCCAGTGTCCCCGGAGGCCGTGCCGTCGGCACTGGCCGTCCCACCCGAATTCGGGGTGGTCCTAGGTCCACCCCGCGCGGGCCCCTGCCCCCGCGGGACCGGATCGGCCGGGAGCCGGCGAAAGCTGTGCACAGCAATTCGGGCGCAACGCAAAGAACCCCCGCCGGTTTCCCGACGGGGGTTCTTCACAATGATTGTTCGGCGGCGTCCTACTCTCCCACAGGGTCCCCCCTGCAGTACCATCGGCGCTGTGAGGCTTAGCTTCCGGGTTCGGAATGTAACCGGGCGTTTCCCTCACGCTATGACCACCGAAACACTATGAAACTGTCGACCGCACCCGGTTCCTGGCCAGGAACCGGGGGTCGTTGTTTCAGAACAACACAGTGGACGCGAGCAACTGAGGACAAGCCCTCGGCCTATTAGTACCGGTCAACTCCACCCCTCACAGGGCTTCCATATCCGGCCTATCAACCCAGTCGTCTACTGGGAGCCTTACCCTCTCAAGGAGGTGGGAGTGCTCATCTCGAAGCAGGCTTCCCGCTTAGATGCTTTCAGCGGTTATCCCTCCCGAACGTAGCCAACCAGCCATGCCCTTGGCAGGACAACTGGCACACCAGAGGTTCGTCCGTCCCGGTCCTCTCGTACTAGGGACAGCCCTTCTCAACACTCCTACGCGCACAGCGGATAGGGACCGAACTGTCTCACGACGTTCTAAACCCAGCTCGCGTACCGCTTTAATGGGCGAACAGCCCAACCCTTGGGACCTACTCCAGCCCCAGGATGCGACGAGCCGACATCGAGGTGCCAAACCATCCCGTCGATATGGACTCTTGGGGAAGATCAGCCTGTTATCCCCGGGGTACCTTTTATCCGTTGAGCGACGGCGCTTCCACAAGCCACCGCCGGATCACTAGTCCCGACTTTCGTCCCTGCTCGACCCGTCAGTCTCACAGTCAAGCTCCCTTGTGCACTTACACTCAACACCTGATTGCCAACCAGGCTGAGGGAACCTTTGGGCGCCTCCGTTACTCTTTAGGAGGCAACCGCCCCAGTTAAACTACCCACCAGACACTGTCCCTGATCCGGATCACGGACCCAGGTTAGACATCCAGCACGACCAGAGTGGTATTTCAACGACGACTCCACCATGACTGGCGTCACGGCTTCAAAGTCTCCCACCTATCCTACACAAGCCGAACCGAACACCAATATCAAGCTATAGTAAAGGTCCCGGGGTCTTTCCGTCCTGCTGCGCGAAACGAGCATCTTTACTCGTAATGCAATTTCACCGGGCCTATGGTTGAGACAGTCGAGAAGTCGTTACGCCATTCGTGCAGGTCGGAACTTACCCGACAAGGAATTTCGCTACCTTAGGATGGTTATAGTTACCACCGCCGTTTACTGGCGCTTAAGTTCTCAGCTTCGCCCCGACGAATCAGAGCTAACCGGTCCCCTTAACGTTCCAGCACCGGGCAGGCGTCAGTCCGTATACATCGCCTTACGGCTTCGCACGGACCTGTGTTTTTAGTAAACAGTCGCTTCTCGCTGGTCTCTGCGGCCACCCCCAGCTCTGGCAGCAAGTGCCGTCACCAGGAATGGCCCCCCTTCTCCCGAAGTTACGGGGGCATTTTGCCGAGTTCCTTAACCATAGTTCACCCGAACGCCTCGGTATTCTCTACCTGACCACCTGAGTCGGTTTGGGGTACGGGCCGCCATGAAACTCGCTAGAGGCTTTTCTCGACAGCATAGGATCATCCACTTCACCACAATCGGCTCGGCATCAGGTCTCAGCCTCAATGAGTGACGGATTTGCCTATCACTCGGCCTACACCCTTACCCCGGGACAACCACCGCCCGGGCTGGACTACCTTCCTGCGTCACCCCATCGCTCACCTAGTACAGACTTGGTTCAGCGGCTCCACCACGTCCCATTGTCCGAAGACTCCGGGCCGGCTTCACGGCTTTAGCATCACCTGGTTCAGCGTTGGCGCTTCAAAGCGGGTACGGGAATATCAACCCGTTGTCCATCGACTACGCCTGTCGGCCTCGCCTTAGGTCCCGACTTACCCTGGGCAGATCAGCTTGACCCAGGAACCCTTGGTCAATCGGCGCAAGAGTTTCCCACTCTTGTATCGCTACTCATGCCTGCATTCTCACTCGTATACCGTCCACGACTGGTTTCCACCGCCGCTTCACCCGGCACACGACGCTCCCCTACCCATCACAGCAGGCGTTGGCCCTATATGCTGCAATGACACGACTTCGGTGATGTGCTTGAGCCCCGCTACATTGTCGGCGCGGAATCACTTGACCAGTGAGCTATTACGCACTCTTTCAAGGGTGGCTGCTTCTAAGCCAACCTCCTGGTTGTCTCTGCGACTCCACATCCTTTCCCACTTAGCACACGCTTAGGGACCTTAGTCGGTGTTCTGGGCTGTTTCCCTCTCGACCATGGAGCTTATCCCCCACAGTCTCACTGCCACGCTCTCACTTACCGGCATTCGGAGTTTGGCTAAGGTCAGTAACCCGGTGAGGCCCATCGCCTATCCAGTGCTCTACCTCCGGCAAGAAACACGTGACGCTGCACCTAAATGCATTTCGGGGAGAACCAGCTATCACGGAGTTTGATTGGCCTTTCACCCCTAACCACAGGTCATCCCCCAGGTTTTCAACCCTGGTGGGTTCGGTCCTCCACGAAGTCTTACCTCCGCTTCAACCTGCCCATGGCTAGATCACTCCGCTTCGGGTCTTGGGCATGCAACTCTATCGCCCTGTTCGGACTCGCTTTCGCTACGGCTACCCCACACGGGTTAACCTCGCTACACACCGCAAACTCGCAGGCTCATTCTTCAAAAGGCACGCAGTCACGAGACACACAGCAAGCTGCATGTCCGACGCTCCCACGGCTTGTAGGCACACGGTTTCAGGTACTATTTCACTCCGCTCCCGCGGTACTTTTCACCATTCCCTCACGGTACTATCCGCTATCGGTCACCAGGGAATATTTAGGCTTAGCGGGTGGTCCCGCCAGATTCACACGGGATTTCTCGGGCCCCGTGCTACTTGGGAGTTTCTCAAACGAGCCGTACAGATTTCGCCTACGGGGGTCTTACCCTCTACGCCGGACCTTTCGCATGTCCTTCGGCTATCCATACGGTTTCTGACTCGCCGACCGGCCGGCAGACCGGTCAAGAAAAATCCCACGACCCCGTGATGGCAACCCCTGCCGGGTCTCACACCATCACGGTTTAGCCTCATCCGGTTTCGCTCGCCACTACTCCCGGAATCACGGTTGTTTTCTCTTCCTGCGGGTACTGAGATGTTTCACTTCCCCGCGTTCCCTCCACATACCCTATGTGTTCAGGTATGGGTGACAGCCCATGACGACTGCCGGGTTTCCCCATTCGGAAACCCCCGGATCAAAGCCTGGTTGACGGCTCCCCGGGGACTATCGTGGCCTCCCACGTCCTTCATCGGTTCCTGGTGCCAAGGCATCCACCGTGCGCCCTTAAAAACTTGGCCACAGATGCTCGCGTCCACTGTGCAGTTCTCAAACAACGACCAGTCCCTCATACCCGACAACCCGCAAGCAGGCTGCCGCACATGAGACCGGCATCACTGAAGCAACGACCATGACGGCCGTTCCCTCAGGACCCAACAACGTGCCCGACACACCAGCCAGAACTCTGTTTTCCACGCCGAAGCAGTACTAACAGGGCCCTTGCCCAGTGTGCCGAATAGTCAACGTTCCACCCATGAGCGACCGTGCAGAACATTCGCCTGCAAGCGGCACATTGCTCCTTAGAAAGGAGGTGATCCAGCCGCACCTTCCGGTACGGCTACCTTGTTACGACTTCGTCCCAATCGCTGGTCCCACCTTCGACGGCTCCTCCCCTTACGGGTTAGGCCACCGGCTTCGGGTGTTACCGACTTTCGTGACGTGACGGGCGGTGTGTACAAGGCCCGGGAACGTATTCACCGCAGCATGCTGATCTGCGATTACTAGCAACTCCAACTTCATGGGGTCGAGTTGCAGACCCCAATCCGAACTGAGGCCGGCTTTTTGGGATTCGCTCCGCCTCGCGGCATCGCAGCCCTTTGTACCGACCATTGTAGCACGTGTGCAGCCCAAGACATAAGGGGCATGATGATTTGACGTCGTCCCCACCTTCCTCCGAGTTGACCCCGGCAGTCTCCTGTGAGTCCCCATCACCCCGAAAGGCATGCTGGCAACACAGAACAAGGGTTGCGCTCGTTGCGGGACTTAACCCAACATCTCACGACACGAGCTGACGACAACCATGCACCACCTGTATACCGACCACAAGGGGGCGCCCATCTCTGGACGTTTCCGGCATATGTCAAGCCTTGGTAAGGTTCTTCGCGTTGCGTCGAATTAAGCCACATGCTCCGCTGCTTGTGCGGGCCCCCGTCAATTCCTTTGAGTTTTAGCCTTGCGGCCGTACTCCCCAGGCGGGGAACTTAATGCGTTAGCTGCGGCACCGACGACGTGGAATGTCGCCAACACCTAGTTCCCAACGTTTACGGCGTGGACTACCAGGGTATCTAATCCTGTTCGCTCCCCACGCTTTCGCTCCTCAGCGTCAGTAATGGCCCAGAGATCCGCCTTCGCCACCGGTGTTCCTCCTGATATCTGCGCATTTCACCGCTACACCAGGAATTCCGATCTCCCCTACCACACTCCAGCCTGCCCGTATCGAATGCAGACCCGGGGTTGAGCCCCGGGCTTTCACATCCGACGCGACAGGCCGCCTACGAGCTCTTTACGCCCAATAATTCCGGACAACGCTCGCACCCTACGTATTACCGCGGCTGCTGGCACGTAGTTAGCCGGTGCTTCTTCTGCAGGTACCGTCACTTGCGCTTCTTCCCTGCTGAAAGAGGTTTACAACCCGAAGGCCGTCGTCCCTCACGCGGCGTCGCTGCATCAGGCTTTCGCCCATTGTGCAATATTCCCCACTGCTGCCTCCCGTAGGAGTCTGGGCCGTGTCTCAGTCCCAGTGTGGCCGGTCGCCCTCTCAGGCCGGCTACCCGTCGTCGCCTTGGTAGGCCATTACCCCACCAACAAGCTGATAGGCCGCGGGCTCATCCTGCACCGCCGGAGCTTTACACCCAGGACCATGCGGTCCCGGGTCATATCCGGTATTAGACCCCGTTTCCAGGGCTTGTCCCAGAGTGCAGGGCAGATTGCCCACGTGTTACTCACCCGTTCGCCACTGATCCACCCCGAAGGGCTTCACCGTTCGACTTGCATGTGTTAAGCACGCCGCCAGCGTTCGTCCTGAGCCAGGATCAAACTCTCCGTGAATGTCTGCTCGTAATCGAGCGGCACTCGCGTCGAGCGGCACGGCAACCACCGGAATAGGGCGGCCCCGCGCACTGCGTCCTCGCTAGTGTTTACTTCAAAAGGAATCTCCAACCCCAGGAAACCCTGAGGCCGGGGATGTCAACATATCTGGCGTTGACTTTTGGCACGCTGTTGAGTTCTCAAGGAACGGACACTTCCTTCGGGCGGCTTTCACACCGGCCCTCCGGGCGCTTCGTTCTTTCGTGTTCCCAGCTTATCAGATGTTTTCCGTGCCGTTCCCGGCGCTTCCTTCACCCAACTCGCTGGTGTCTTCTGCGGCTTGACGCCCCGTCCGACGTTTCAAACTCTAGCCGATCCCCGCTCCGAAAAGCGAATCCGGCCGCAATCATCAAAAATGAGCACAACAAAACAAACCCTCGCCGCGAAAGCCAAAAGGCATGGCGCAGCTCAGTCGGTTCTGGAAGTGGTGTTTCGAGGATTGGCCGCCCCGGGACCGTCCGCGCTGCTGCGTGTCCGGTGCTCCCTGTCGAGCGACTAGAGAACACTACGCCGGTTCGCGGCCGAAGGCAAACGCCCGGCAAACTCCCGGGACAACGCGCAGGCCGGCCCGCACGGGTGCGGGCCGGCCTGCGGA comes from Streptomyces sp. TLI_053 and encodes:
- a CDS encoding response regulator transcription factor, with the translated sequence MRVVLAEDLYLLREGLIRLLEAHGFTIAAAVETGPELQEALLTHRPDVAVVDVRLPPTLTDEGLQAALRARREIPGLPVLVLSQHVQQLYARELLADGTGGIGYLLKDRVFNADQFIDAVRRVAAGGTAMDPDVIAKLMQSTSRRSGPLQRLSPREREVLELMAEGCSNSAIAARLSVSDGAVAKHIANIFTKLELAPAEDANRRVMAVLAYLNGTAAQPS
- a CDS encoding histidine kinase, with product MRAQTEAALAAGGRGLARLSLLVLGAVPVVVVPVFGCFFAGATAAWLLDGYYPAVFVALIAAVGAGLALAGLFVRPTATRTRGQLNRWYGTRLQAVYSPRPPLEEDARGHWWTGWSYHRSHNVARLAQILHWAARDAVTRREMLWLVVSPLLATALGLVVLGVLGGGAAFLVVAVRGDGPVGSRGAATVFLSALLGLGMLALGTLLAPYAVRGYAEVARRVLDKDGRTSHAQLTRRVAELTETRADAVGTQAAELRRIERDLHDGAQARLVAIGMTLGTIEHLMETDPAAARELLSEARQSSARALQELRDLVRGIHPPVLAERGLGDAVRALALDCALPTEVYVSLPDRPPAPVEATAYFSICELLANAAKHSGAEQVWVDILYRAGRLRVTVTDDGMGVADPTRGTGLRGIERRLGTFDGVLAIDSTSGGPTTITLELPCELSSPRTFTSFEKV
- a CDS encoding DUF2637 domain-containing protein, with the translated sequence MARPSLTKAHRSLLGLVAAGACIISGIGFAGSYNAVRELAEQKGFGAFSYAFPIGVDAGIVVLLALDLVLTWLRIPFPALRQTAWLLTVATIAFNAAASWGDPLGMGMHAVIPLLFVVVVEASRHAVGRIAAITADRHMESVRMMRWLLSPVPTFRLWRRMKLWELRSYDEVVRLEQNRLVYRAQLRFRYGRGWRRSAPIQALLPLKLAKYGVPLDPSVFDRMDEDARVAREEKEAREVEAAARAEAALAAQEARALQESRAAAALVPAGQSARAGVEGQDAARQQQPVRVDRSVQAVPRAQGPAQSRPQPLPQSQGPVRPEPEAEPLGQPEPAPAEVLAKLAAVRLRDAQEPAGGAQQAPVPQEEELNVWTERAVRTTGHPSDAAPGGRVPGQVSPWFKPPRPTDPEQPEAAEQQAAVGGAGAGYVALPSAEEGFAERGEAEQGFAERAHADQAHADQAHAEQGYAEAAEQAPEFVERAQRPIGPAPRPGSYRLDPEQAFEALVSYIDTFEHEPDPQRLAAWLTKKYGVVGSRPDGSVHPKDVEALYPELRDRYATSGRD